Proteins encoded together in one Chryseobacterium taklimakanense window:
- a CDS encoding energy transducer TonB, whose product MFYRLGILLLFFSNLVFAQQNQDFRDVKEHFDRQRNLITNEFKNRLADLPANEVAEMQQQFIEFMVKLDSVQNSTLTRALIKVKNEEDLQKIYKAPVQDIRQQQQPVSAVEKTPEYPGGINNLRTQIADLFYFDSDTSDKILKTNVTFLVEKDGYISNVFAEGDNLNFNRQAMIAVYLLPEKFTPATVNGTAVRYMYRLPLTMNFE is encoded by the coding sequence ATGTTTTACAGGTTAGGCATACTTTTGCTGTTTTTTTCCAATTTGGTATTTGCGCAGCAGAATCAGGATTTTAGGGATGTTAAGGAACATTTTGACAGGCAAAGGAATTTAATTACCAATGAATTTAAGAATCGGCTGGCTGATTTGCCTGCCAATGAGGTAGCAGAAATGCAGCAGCAGTTCATTGAATTTATGGTGAAACTCGACAGCGTGCAGAATTCAACCCTTACCAGAGCTTTGATTAAAGTGAAAAACGAGGAAGATTTACAAAAAATCTATAAAGCTCCAGTTCAGGATATCCGGCAACAGCAGCAACCGGTTTCGGCCGTAGAAAAAACTCCGGAATACCCCGGTGGAATCAATAATTTGAGAACACAGATTGCAGATCTTTTTTACTTTGATTCTGATACTTCCGACAAAATCCTGAAAACCAACGTTACATTTCTGGTAGAAAAAGATGGATATATCTCAAATGTTTTCGCAGAAGGTGATAACCTCAATTTTAACCGGCAAGCCATGATTGCGGTTTATCTTTTACCCGAAAAATTCACCCCGGCAACGGTCAACGGAACCGCTGTGCGATATATGTACCGCCTGCCTTTAACCATGAATTTTGAATAA
- a CDS encoding SGNH/GDSL hydrolase family protein → MKKIFISAFAASMLLFTYSCNSDFENDVTGIAVSKGNADFTKYVALGNSLTSGYRDGALYIDGQNESYPNMIAAQMKLAGGGEFKQPLMADNLGGIPGVLANKLVLAVDASGSLGPVVAGGSGTTTLASIYGSGPYQNMGVPGAKSFHLVADGYGNAAGVKDGKANPYFVRFASSGTTSVLKDAMAQKPTFFSLWIGNNDVLSYATSGGSGKDQTGNMNPATYGGNDITDPKVYASVIKSILDGMKAAGATKGVLANIPNVTSIPFFTTVPAKPIAGLTDAQVTALNTAYAKYNGGLALAKAAGAIKDAEYQQRLIKFTGGAVANGAVIEDKDLTDLSALGLPSYRQTTSADFILLTTAAALKTGGGTQTPLTNAQVLTEKETSRVLTATAAYNASLSQLAAAYGLALVDANSKMVQLSAASGLQFDGVKYNTTFVTGGAFSLDGVHLTGRGYAVIANEFISAINSTYGSNLPMVEVNKYSGVTFP, encoded by the coding sequence ATGAAAAAGATATTTATATCGGCATTTGCAGCCTCAATGTTGTTGTTCACATACAGCTGTAATTCTGATTTTGAAAACGATGTTACCGGAATTGCAGTTTCGAAGGGAAATGCAGACTTCACTAAATATGTAGCGCTCGGTAACTCCCTTACTTCCGGTTACAGGGACGGTGCATTATATATCGACGGTCAGAATGAATCTTACCCTAACATGATCGCTGCCCAAATGAAATTAGCAGGAGGCGGTGAATTCAAGCAGCCGCTTATGGCAGATAATCTCGGCGGTATTCCCGGCGTTTTAGCTAATAAATTGGTTCTCGCAGTAGATGCATCAGGTAGTTTAGGTCCTGTTGTAGCTGGAGGAAGTGGCACAACAACCCTGGCAAGTATTTACGGTTCTGGCCCATATCAGAACATGGGAGTTCCGGGAGCCAAATCTTTTCACCTGGTTGCCGACGGTTACGGAAATGCGGCTGGTGTAAAGGATGGTAAAGCCAATCCATATTTTGTTCGTTTTGCGTCATCCGGCACCACAAGTGTCCTAAAAGATGCGATGGCTCAGAAACCAACATTTTTCTCGCTTTGGATTGGTAATAATGATGTACTTTCTTACGCCACTTCAGGAGGTTCAGGAAAAGATCAGACAGGAAACATGAATCCAGCAACCTACGGAGGAAATGATATTACGGATCCAAAGGTTTATGCGAGCGTAATCAAATCGATCCTTGACGGAATGAAAGCTGCTGGTGCTACCAAGGGTGTTTTGGCTAATATTCCGAACGTAACATCCATTCCTTTCTTTACTACGGTTCCAGCGAAGCCTATTGCAGGATTAACAGATGCACAGGTTACAGCTTTGAATACAGCTTATGCAAAATATAACGGTGGTCTTGCTTTGGCGAAAGCAGCAGGAGCGATCAAAGATGCAGAATATCAGCAAAGATTAATCAAATTCACTGGTGGTGCCGTTGCAAACGGCGCGGTGATCGAGGATAAGGATTTGACGGATTTGTCCGCGTTGGGACTGCCTTCATACAGACAAACCACTTCTGCAGATTTTATCCTTTTAACAACTGCAGCTGCGCTTAAGACTGGTGGCGGTACACAAACACCACTTACCAATGCCCAAGTTCTTACTGAAAAAGAGACATCAAGAGTTCTTACTGCAACAGCAGCTTACAATGCATCACTTTCTCAACTGGCTGCAGCTTACGGTTTAGCTTTGGTGGACGCTAACTCAAAAATGGTTCAGCTTTCTGCGGCTTCAGGCCTACAGTTCGACGGTGTGAAATACAATACCACTTTTGTTACCGGAGGTGCTTTCTCGCTTGATGGCGTACATCTTACCGGTAGAGGTTATGCGGTCATTGCAAACGAGTTTATATCTGCAATTAATTCAACTTACGGTTCCAATTTGCCAATGGTTGAGGTAAACAAATACTCAGGAGTTACATTTCCATAA
- a CDS encoding OmpP1/FadL family transporter, giving the protein MRKLIVSVSLLAGVMVFAGGFRVSLQGVKQLAMAHTSAHAEDASVAFFNPAGISFIPAKLSVAAGGFGALSTVTYQNPSTLQSYDTDNPIGTPIYAAIAYKPVENVSVGLSVTTPFGSTVDWGEDWAGKELVQKMALKSFFIQPMVSVKLAPWASVGASYIYAKGEVDWDKAVTQLGGSMNINDSKAKGSGFGLGFYFQPDENWDVSLAYRSPVRMKADNGTATFKISSALYPRLGLSASGTDKFKATLPLVDEWTVGAAVNVTPKWKLAADFNYTGWSQYNKLTLDFANAPVGNQPNDPTVLVTPKNFHDTRTIRLGTEYKFTEMIAGRAGWYYDESPYEDKYFIPETPSFDAHVATAGLGLNFGALGVDLAGAVSFPKARTFNNDYYNFRGQAKAKTYYFGLGLNYNLK; this is encoded by the coding sequence ATGAGAAAATTAATCGTTTCAGTGTCTCTTCTTGCAGGTGTTATGGTGTTTGCCGGTGGCTTCAGGGTATCTCTGCAGGGGGTAAAGCAATTGGCAATGGCACATACCAGTGCACACGCAGAGGACGCAAGCGTAGCATTCTTCAATCCTGCCGGAATTTCCTTTATTCCCGCGAAATTAAGCGTGGCAGCAGGTGGTTTTGGTGCGTTGTCTACCGTAACTTATCAAAACCCTTCAACTTTACAGTCTTACGACACGGATAATCCTATCGGAACTCCTATTTATGCAGCAATTGCTTACAAACCGGTAGAAAATGTTTCTGTAGGACTGAGTGTTACCACGCCATTTGGGAGCACGGTAGACTGGGGTGAGGACTGGGCTGGTAAGGAGCTGGTACAGAAGATGGCTCTAAAATCATTCTTTATCCAGCCAATGGTCTCTGTAAAATTAGCACCATGGGCTTCTGTTGGTGCAAGCTATATTTATGCGAAAGGCGAAGTAGACTGGGACAAAGCCGTAACACAGCTTGGCGGTTCAATGAACATCAATGACAGCAAAGCAAAAGGAAGCGGTTTTGGACTTGGTTTCTATTTCCAGCCGGATGAGAACTGGGATGTGAGTTTAGCATACCGTAGCCCGGTGCGAATGAAGGCGGACAACGGTACGGCGACTTTCAAGATTTCAAGTGCATTGTATCCAAGATTAGGGCTTTCGGCTTCAGGAACTGACAAGTTTAAGGCAACGCTTCCTTTGGTGGATGAGTGGACGGTAGGTGCAGCGGTAAACGTAACTCCTAAATGGAAACTCGCAGCAGATTTCAACTATACAGGATGGTCACAATATAACAAGCTTACGCTCGATTTCGCCAATGCGCCAGTGGGTAACCAGCCAAATGACCCAACAGTTTTGGTGACTCCGAAAAACTTCCACGATACCCGGACCATCAGATTGGGAACCGAATATAAATTCACAGAGATGATCGCCGGTAGAGCAGGTTGGTACTATGATGAATCACCATACGAGGACAAATATTTCATCCCGGAAACACCTTCTTTTGATGCTCACGTGGCAACAGCTGGTCTGGGGCTTAATTTCGGGGCTTTGGGTGTGGATCTTGCGGGTGCAGTTTCCTTCCCGAAAGCAAGAACTTTCAACAATGATTATTATAACTTCAGAGGGCAGGCAAAAGCTAAAACGTATTACTTCGGTTTAGGCCTTAACTATAATCTTAAATAA
- a CDS encoding PSP1 domain-containing protein: MSCGCKTSGDSGHSCGTKAATGCENVDTCGNSYKLSVFDWLSNVNSPRQKNEEQYVEVRFKNDRKCFYRNTHRLPLHIGSIVTVESSPGHDVGIVSLTGELVKIQMKKKKFSEDQALKIYRVSNQKDVEVWQEARKKEDGIKTQAKIIASRIGLEMKITDVEFQGDGAKATFYYTADNRVDFRQLIKEYAAAFRTKIDMKQIGFRQEAAKIGGIGSCGRELCCSSWLTDFRSVNTNAARYQQLSINPQKLAGQCGKLKCCLNYELDSYLDALSDFPSSNTTLDTEKGRAFCIKIDVFKRKMWFAYADSPVAWYGIEINKVKEQIRKNKNGQKSALLEDLVSEEIATVKTVDLIQENNPDRFDKKNRPSNKNRSQKDRRNNDNQNRKPLNKNHNQGQNQNQNQGKPNRNVEAKDSKPNEGKKPKKNFKKNYKKNTPKPNNNE, encoded by the coding sequence ATGAGTTGTGGATGTAAAACATCCGGCGATTCCGGTCATTCTTGCGGAACTAAAGCCGCTACAGGATGCGAAAATGTAGATACTTGCGGCAACAGCTATAAATTAAGTGTTTTCGACTGGCTTTCGAACGTGAACAGTCCGCGCCAGAAAAACGAAGAACAATATGTAGAAGTAAGATTTAAGAACGACAGAAAGTGTTTCTATAGGAACACACACCGCCTGCCGTTGCATATCGGGAGTATCGTCACCGTAGAATCCAGTCCGGGGCACGATGTTGGAATTGTGAGCCTTACAGGCGAGCTTGTGAAAATTCAGATGAAAAAGAAAAAATTCTCTGAAGATCAGGCTCTTAAAATATACAGGGTATCAAACCAAAAAGATGTTGAAGTTTGGCAGGAGGCCAGAAAAAAAGAAGACGGCATCAAAACTCAGGCAAAGATTATTGCCTCCAGAATTGGCTTGGAAATGAAAATCACGGATGTTGAATTCCAGGGTGATGGTGCGAAAGCAACTTTTTATTACACGGCGGACAACCGGGTGGATTTCAGGCAGTTAATCAAAGAATATGCTGCGGCATTCCGTACCAAGATCGATATGAAACAGATCGGTTTCCGGCAGGAAGCGGCAAAAATAGGCGGGATTGGCTCCTGTGGCCGCGAGCTTTGCTGTTCTTCGTGGTTAACAGATTTCCGTTCGGTAAATACCAACGCGGCGCGCTACCAGCAGTTGAGCATCAACCCACAAAAACTGGCAGGACAGTGCGGAAAGCTTAAATGCTGTCTGAATTACGAACTCGACAGCTATCTGGATGCGCTTTCTGATTTTCCTTCTTCAAATACAACCCTTGACACAGAAAAAGGCAGGGCTTTCTGTATAAAAATCGATGTTTTCAAGAGAAAAATGTGGTTTGCTTACGCCGACAGTCCGGTAGCGTGGTATGGTATTGAAATCAATAAAGTTAAAGAGCAGATACGAAAAAATAAGAACGGACAGAAATCAGCATTGCTTGAAGACCTGGTTTCTGAAGAAATAGCGACGGTGAAGACAGTTGACCTGATTCAGGAAAATAATCCTGACCGTTTCGACAAGAAAAACCGTCCTTCAAACAAAAACAGAAGCCAGAAGGACAGGCGCAACAACGATAACCAGAACCGCAAGCCTCTGAACAAAAACCACAACCAAGGTCAGAATCAGAATCAGAATCAAGGCAAGCCAAACAGAAACGTGGAAGCAAAAGATTCTAAACCTAATGAAGGCAAAAAGCCAAAGAAAAATTTCAAGAAAAACTATAAAAAGAATACCCCAAAACCGAATAATAATGAATAA
- a CDS encoding gliding motility lipoprotein GldH, translated as MNKLLPLLLPLLFLLGCNVSGEDVYIHSLNGNWNKKATQKFEFEIKDAPNPKNIIFVVRNNNDYPYSNIWLFSRLYSKENRGKSDTVNYVLAKPNGEWIGSGFGDTKETLFQYKLNYKFPKNGKYFIDVQHGMRRDTLKGIEDFGIKIVPAKP; from the coding sequence ATGAATAAACTTTTGCCGTTATTATTGCCGTTATTATTCCTGCTGGGCTGCAATGTTTCGGGTGAAGACGTTTACATCCATTCGCTGAACGGAAACTGGAACAAGAAAGCGACACAAAAGTTTGAATTTGAAATAAAAGACGCTCCAAATCCAAAAAACATTATTTTTGTTGTAAGGAACAATAATGATTATCCGTACAGCAACATCTGGCTCTTCAGCAGGTTATACAGCAAAGAAAACAGAGGCAAAAGCGATACGGTGAATTATGTTCTGGCCAAACCCAACGGCGAATGGATCGGCAGCGGATTTGGCGACACTAAGGAAACCCTGTTTCAGTATAAATTAAATTACAAATTCCCAAAAAACGGAAAGTATTTCATTGATGTACAGCACGGCATGAGAAGAGACACGCTGAAAGGCATCGAAGATTTTGGGATAAAAATAGTACCAGCTAAACCATAA
- a CDS encoding penicillin-binding protein 1A translates to MENKKTKTTGSTFPLPPKKVKNTGYKKWIKFVWMALIALVLGIAGLFFAVSQGFLGEMPDVKQLENPDIYVASEIYSSDGVLLGKFEKEKTQPVEYKDLPAHLIYALQAKEDERFKEHSGIDLKSVARAVYFRGDRGGGSTITQQLAKLLFTQDPSSNPLKRVFQKLKEWVVAVSLEKRYTKEEIVKLYFNKFDFTYNANGIEMASKIYFNKSTKQLTLPESAMFVAMLEAPIANNPLRNPERAKKRRDVVLGQMLDTGYIDQATYQKAVDTPIKVDFHPIKTIDEGYSAYYKFYLRKEIDQYLKEYEKKTGKPLSLFKDGLKIYVTLDSKMQKYAEEAIKEHLTDLQRNFDNEQRGRKQRPFYLISDKEIDGIMLQAMKRTGRYKQLKAAGIPEDSIMLDFKKPIKTSRFTWNGEEEVEMSPYDSIRYHKQIAQAGLMSMVPGTGEIKAWVGGINWQHFQYDHIKQGKRQVGSTFKPFVYATAIMNLGMTPCSQVSNATYTKGSWKVEGSGGQLTLRDALAHSKNPVAVRLIEMATPKKVIQLARDLGVTEEIPNEYAVALGSSDITIYEMLGAYSTFANFGNYVKPEMIWRIEDANGRVITEVKNQTKEVMNEMYAYTMIDLMKGVAQYGTASGELQRRGIPKEVEIAAKTGTTQNNSDGWFIGMTPNLATGVWVGWEDRATHFRSTGEGQGAKMALPIWAIFMKKVYADKELNISPEDKFIKPSNWTGDCSDLQGLGGGYGDDGGLQTLDELKNPTPKNDPPKTGTTPKATQPKKEDNINENLNKDSEIDFNK, encoded by the coding sequence ATGGAAAATAAAAAGACGAAAACCACAGGCAGCACTTTTCCTTTACCTCCTAAAAAGGTAAAAAATACCGGCTACAAAAAATGGATAAAATTCGTTTGGATGGCGCTTATCGCCCTAGTTTTAGGGATCGCAGGTCTGTTTTTTGCGGTTTCTCAGGGATTCCTTGGCGAGATGCCGGATGTAAAACAGCTCGAAAATCCGGATATCTACGTCGCATCCGAAATTTATTCATCCGACGGTGTTCTTCTGGGAAAATTCGAGAAGGAAAAAACCCAGCCGGTAGAATACAAAGATTTACCTGCCCATTTGATTTATGCACTGCAGGCGAAAGAAGACGAACGTTTTAAGGAACACTCCGGGATTGACCTTAAATCTGTGGCCAGAGCGGTCTATTTCCGTGGTGACAGAGGTGGTGGTTCCACGATTACTCAACAGCTGGCTAAGCTGCTTTTCACTCAGGATCCGTCATCAAATCCCTTAAAAAGGGTTTTCCAGAAACTTAAGGAATGGGTAGTAGCGGTCAGTTTGGAGAAAAGGTACACGAAAGAAGAAATTGTAAAGCTTTATTTCAACAAATTTGATTTTACTTATAATGCCAACGGTATTGAAATGGCTTCTAAAATCTATTTCAATAAATCTACAAAGCAGCTTACCTTACCGGAATCTGCAATGTTCGTAGCGATGCTGGAAGCGCCGATCGCAAACAACCCCTTGCGAAACCCTGAAAGAGCCAAGAAAAGAAGGGATGTTGTTCTTGGGCAGATGCTCGACACCGGATACATCGACCAGGCAACTTATCAGAAAGCTGTTGATACACCGATAAAGGTAGATTTCCATCCGATAAAAACCATTGATGAAGGTTATTCTGCTTACTATAAATTTTATCTTAGAAAGGAAATAGATCAGTACCTGAAGGAGTACGAAAAAAAGACCGGAAAACCGCTCAGCCTTTTCAAGGATGGCCTTAAAATCTACGTAACTCTGGATTCTAAAATGCAGAAATATGCAGAGGAAGCCATCAAGGAGCACCTTACCGACCTTCAGAGAAATTTCGACAACGAGCAGAGAGGAAGAAAACAAAGGCCTTTCTATTTGATTTCGGATAAAGAAATCGACGGGATCATGCTTCAGGCTATGAAGAGAACCGGGAGGTACAAGCAGCTGAAAGCAGCGGGGATTCCTGAAGACTCCATTATGCTTGATTTCAAAAAACCTATTAAAACTTCAAGGTTTACCTGGAATGGTGAAGAAGAGGTGGAAATGTCACCCTACGACTCCATTCGCTACCACAAGCAGATCGCACAGGCCGGTTTGATGTCGATGGTACCCGGAACCGGTGAAATCAAAGCATGGGTAGGCGGCATCAACTGGCAGCACTTCCAGTACGACCATATCAAACAGGGAAAAAGACAGGTGGGATCCACATTCAAGCCATTTGTATATGCCACTGCAATTATGAATCTGGGTATGACGCCTTGTTCGCAGGTTTCCAACGCAACTTATACCAAAGGATCCTGGAAAGTTGAAGGCAGTGGAGGGCAACTGACCTTAAGGGATGCGCTGGCTCATTCTAAAAACCCTGTCGCTGTACGTTTAATTGAAATGGCCACCCCTAAAAAAGTAATTCAGCTGGCGAGGGATTTAGGAGTGACAGAAGAAATTCCGAACGAATATGCTGTTGCCCTCGGTTCATCAGATATTACGATTTATGAAATGCTTGGTGCGTACAGCACATTTGCAAACTTTGGAAATTATGTAAAACCTGAAATGATTTGGCGTATTGAAGATGCCAACGGAAGGGTAATCACCGAGGTGAAAAACCAGACTAAGGAAGTGATGAACGAGATGTATGCCTATACCATGATCGACCTTATGAAAGGTGTTGCACAATATGGTACAGCATCCGGCGAACTGCAGCGAAGAGGAATTCCCAAAGAAGTAGAAATCGCAGCAAAAACAGGAACAACACAGAATAACTCCGACGGCTGGTTCATCGGAATGACACCTAATCTGGCGACCGGCGTTTGGGTAGGCTGGGAAGACCGTGCCACACACTTTCGCAGTACCGGTGAAGGACAGGGTGCGAAGATGGCATTACCGATCTGGGCTATTTTTATGAAAAAGGTTTACGCAGATAAAGAGCTCAATATTTCTCCGGAAGACAAATTCATCAAGCCATCGAACTGGACTGGTGACTGTTCGGATCTTCAGGGACTTGGAGGCGGTTACGGAGACGACGGCGGCCTGCAAACTTTGGATGAGCTGAAAAATCCGACCCCGAAAAATGACCCGCCGAAAACCGGCACGACACCTAAGGCAACACAGCCAAAAAAGGAAGACAACATCAATGAGAATCTTAATAAAGACTCCGAAATTGATTTCAACAAATAA
- a CDS encoding protein adenylyltransferase SelO: protein MNLDKIIQPFTKEFPGDLSYNTYQRQTPGVLFSLVNPVTFENPELIIFNEKLSEEIGLGKTESDHDIAFLHSNYIPPQIKTYATAYAGHQFGNWAGQLGDGRAIYAGEIINEKGQKTEIQWKGAGATPYSRNADGRAVLRSTVREYLMSEAMHFLNVPTSRGLSMSFTGENVVRDIMYSGNPKPEMGAVMIRTAESFLRFGHFELVSARKEYDLLKKLADFTIKYYFPEITSEGKEKYAEFFNEVSKRTAEMIVGWSRVGFTHGVMNTDNMSVLGLTIDYGPFSMIDEYDLNFTPNTTDLPGRRYAFGQQGKIAQWNLWQLANALFPLIEDSQPLQKTLDEFSNYFWLKHDEMLCKKFGFDDLKESDEDFFNDWQRMMQELKVDYTLFFTKLEYLDKCESSKELFGDIFYKDLNENDYKQLDDFIKKYRTRLSANEISREESLDLMQKSNPKFTLRNYLLFECIDELNNGKKDLLNKIVNALQNPYVEKYPEFSVKRPAKYDDTPGCSMLSCSS from the coding sequence ATGAATTTAGATAAAATCATACAACCATTCACCAAAGAATTTCCGGGAGACCTCTCGTACAATACATACCAACGCCAAACTCCCGGTGTGCTCTTTTCCCTGGTAAACCCAGTGACTTTTGAAAATCCGGAATTAATTATCTTCAATGAAAAACTTTCCGAGGAAATAGGCTTGGGGAAAACCGAATCTGACCATGATATAGCTTTCCTCCACTCAAATTACATTCCACCACAAATAAAAACTTACGCCACCGCTTATGCAGGCCACCAGTTTGGAAACTGGGCCGGTCAGCTGGGTGACGGCCGCGCAATTTATGCCGGGGAAATCATTAATGAAAAAGGACAGAAAACAGAAATCCAGTGGAAAGGCGCCGGAGCCACACCCTATTCCAGAAATGCCGATGGGCGGGCTGTTTTGCGCTCTACAGTGCGTGAATATTTGATGAGTGAAGCCATGCATTTTCTGAATGTTCCAACATCCAGAGGTTTAAGTATGAGCTTCACCGGTGAAAATGTAGTACGCGATATCATGTATTCCGGAAATCCGAAACCGGAGATGGGTGCTGTGATGATCAGAACTGCGGAAAGTTTTCTGCGTTTTGGGCATTTCGAACTGGTTTCCGCACGGAAAGAGTATGATTTACTGAAAAAACTGGCCGACTTCACCATTAAATATTATTTCCCGGAAATCACTTCGGAAGGAAAAGAAAAATATGCGGAATTCTTCAATGAAGTTTCAAAGAGGACTGCAGAAATGATTGTCGGCTGGTCCAGAGTAGGATTCACCCACGGCGTAATGAATACCGATAATATGTCGGTACTTGGTTTGACCATCGACTATGGCCCGTTTTCGATGATTGATGAATACGACCTTAATTTCACGCCCAATACCACCGATCTGCCCGGCAGAAGGTATGCTTTCGGGCAGCAGGGAAAAATCGCGCAGTGGAACCTGTGGCAACTCGCCAACGCACTTTTCCCACTGATCGAAGACAGCCAACCGCTTCAGAAAACACTGGATGAATTTTCAAATTATTTTTGGCTGAAACATGATGAGATGCTCTGCAAAAAATTTGGTTTTGATGATTTAAAAGAATCTGATGAGGATTTCTTCAACGATTGGCAGCGTATGATGCAGGAACTGAAAGTTGATTATACCTTATTTTTTACTAAACTTGAGTATTTGGATAAATGCGAAAGCTCGAAAGAACTTTTTGGCGATATATTTTATAAAGATTTAAATGAAAACGATTATAAACAACTGGATGATTTTATCAAAAAATATAGAACCCGTCTTTCCGCAAATGAAATTTCACGCGAAGAAAGTCTGGATTTAATGCAGAAAAGCAATCCCAAATTTACACTTCGGAATTATTTGCTTTTTGAATGTATTGATGAATTAAATAACGGAAAAAAAGATTTGCTGAATAAGATCGTCAATGCTTTGCAAAACCCCTACGTTGAAAAATATCCTGAATTTAGTGTAAAACGGCCGGCAAAATACGATGACACACCTGGCTGCTCGATGCTCTCGTGCAGTTCCTAA
- a CDS encoding DUF6080 domain-containing protein — MNLKQKTADVFKTVFPSRGEEFLVFSGFTLLYGILATKIALGYTIIFDNRIPWDAYFSFDNRAIVMTGGGFERHPLSNYFFGWIREFALLVSGGKMDANFRLALAWFSVVTVSLSLVQIYKYLRNITRLPIWLSYLIVIFFSLFSTNILLSFTPETYTYTLFFLCLFNYYAALKLRKEEKISMLALTAGTVAVGGLTVTNAVKVFIPVLFEKEVFKNFKNFGNAVLRGIVAVAVFGLLFMYRLNFDYMKFLSKTGEQYEKFSKPKVTPLWDMVASWFFGGNVLFSNFITRDYHNRKGFEYKALFMDVYSSWFPYIFIGVLVALVIWAYIKNFKNKLVQILMISFAVDIIIHCILKFGLHTSYIYGGHFVFVYPLLLGWLCYSYRNSPKKFSAILILVTTMTVYLGINNFIRLEEFFSFLNAYYQK; from the coding sequence TTGAACTTAAAACAAAAAACGGCAGATGTCTTCAAAACGGTTTTCCCAAGCCGCGGAGAGGAATTTCTGGTTTTCTCAGGATTCACGCTGCTGTATGGAATTTTGGCTACGAAAATCGCGTTAGGCTACACGATAATTTTTGATAACCGGATTCCCTGGGATGCCTATTTCAGTTTCGATAACCGTGCCATTGTGATGACGGGCGGCGGTTTTGAGCGGCATCCGCTTTCCAATTACTTCTTTGGCTGGATCCGGGAATTTGCACTGTTGGTATCGGGCGGAAAAATGGATGCGAATTTCAGGCTGGCATTGGCATGGTTCAGCGTAGTTACAGTAAGTTTAAGCTTGGTGCAGATTTACAAATACCTGAGAAACATCACCAGGCTTCCTATTTGGCTGTCTTATTTAATCGTGATATTCTTTTCGCTTTTTTCAACCAATATTTTACTTTCGTTCACTCCCGAAACCTATACTTATACGCTGTTTTTCCTGTGCCTTTTTAATTATTACGCCGCGCTGAAACTTCGTAAAGAAGAAAAAATTTCAATGTTGGCACTTACAGCAGGCACCGTAGCAGTGGGCGGGCTGACCGTTACAAATGCGGTGAAAGTTTTCATTCCCGTACTTTTTGAAAAAGAGGTCTTTAAGAATTTCAAAAACTTTGGAAATGCGGTCCTTAGGGGAATTGTTGCCGTCGCAGTTTTTGGGCTGCTTTTTATGTACCGTCTCAATTTTGATTACATGAAGTTCCTCAGCAAAACAGGGGAACAATACGAGAAATTTTCAAAACCAAAGGTTACACCGCTGTGGGACATGGTTGCGTCGTGGTTTTTTGGCGGGAACGTTTTATTTTCAAATTTCATCACGAGAGATTACCACAACAGGAAAGGTTTTGAGTATAAAGCGCTTTTTATGGATGTCTATTCATCGTGGTTTCCGTATATTTTTATTGGGGTTTTAGTTGCGCTGGTTATTTGGGCTTACATCAAAAATTTCAAAAACAAGCTTGTTCAGATCCTGATGATTTCGTTTGCCGTTGACATTATCATTCACTGTATCCTGAAATTTGGGCTTCACACCTCGTATATTTACGGTGGTCATTTTGTGTTTGTTTATCCGCTTTTACTGGGTTGGCTTTGTTACAGTTACCGGAATTCACCGAAGAAATTTTCAGCCATTTTAATTTTAGTAACGACAATGACTGTTTATCTCGGCATCAATAATTTTATTCGGCTTGAGGAGTTTTTCAGCTTCTTGAATGCTTATTACCAGAAATAA
- a CDS encoding sporulation protein produces MKNFHKYLVLVFVAVFYKIDAQQVTKNDTISGTPLIISMDRNISESLEKLEENCALANVRAAERRNYDSAERNTNTETRRETKTVASRAMTTAEICRQNPRILGVKIQIAVVKSNEEANEVKSYFRRRFPSIKVETDASLRPNYKILAGSYFNKGTAAGDLARIRQYFKSAIPVQYRVFCAEAK; encoded by the coding sequence ATGAAAAACTTTCATAAATATTTGGTTCTCGTTTTTGTAGCAGTTTTTTATAAAATTGATGCACAGCAGGTTACAAAAAATGATACCATTTCGGGGACTCCGCTTATAATTTCTATGGACAGAAATATCAGCGAATCTCTGGAAAAACTCGAGGAAAACTGTGCACTTGCCAATGTAAGAGCGGCAGAGCGCAGGAATTATGATTCCGCGGAGAGAAATACCAACACGGAGACGCGGAGAGAGACGAAGACTGTTGCAAGCAGAGCGATGACTACCGCAGAGATCTGCAGGCAAAATCCGAGAATTTTGGGTGTTAAAATACAGATAGCTGTAGTGAAGAGCAATGAAGAAGCGAACGAGGTGAAGTCCTATTTCAGAAGAAGGTTCCCAAGCATAAAAGTTGAAACCGATGCATCCCTGAGGCCAAACTATAAAATCCTTGCGGGAAGTTATTTCAACAAGGGGACGGCTGCCGGAGATTTAGCAAGAATCAGGCAATATTTCAAATCAGCAATCCCGGTTCAGTACAGAGTTTTCTGTGCAGAAGCGAAATAA